The following proteins come from a genomic window of Kwoniella shandongensis chromosome 7, complete sequence:
- a CDS encoding galactose-1-phosphate uridylyltransferase, whose protein sequence is MTQSVESSSTLFRPEEHVHRRFNPLTGKHVLVSPHRSLRPWNGQTEPTSTDVRPSYDPGCYLCPGNERSTGHSNPQYEGVYIFDNDFPALLPDSLPQLSTKQTSGSEFFQSDPVRGSCKVICFHPRHDLSMASMKPEELNQVLDGWKKVYKEEGSMIVEKSSEGCVQIFENRGAMMGCSAPHPHGQVWTTSFIPDEHATELSNFRQYLSTHPSSSHLLLDYAKAELDAGERVVTSHESGWLAVVPFWATWPFEVLILPSKRHIPSILQMSEEEQAGLAAIMKDVLARYDNLFSCPFPYSMGLHQAPLPPKDAAKDPSQVHLHFYPPLLRSATIRKFMVGFELMGESQRDIPPEQAATRLRASSASITAVSK, encoded by the exons ATGACACAATCAGTCGAATCCAGCTCTACACTGTTCAGACCCGAGGAGCACGTCCACCGTCGTT TCAACCCTCTCACCGGGAAGCACGTCTTGGTATCTCCACATCGATCATTGAGACCATGGAAT GGACAAACAGAACCTACCAGTACCGACGTCAGGCCGAGCTACGATCCTGGATGCTACCTGTGCCCCGGGAACGAGCGATCCACCGGACACAGTAATCCCCAATATGAAGGTGTATAT ATCTTCGACAACGACTTTCCAGCCCTTCTACCTGACTCCCTTCCCCAACTCTCGACAAAACAGACAAGCGGCAGCGAATTCTTCCAGAGTGATCCTGTCAGAGGGAGCTGCAAAGTCATCTGCTTCCATCCCCGACATGACCTCTCTATGGCTAGCATGAAACCGGAGGAGCTCAACCAAGTGCtggatgggtggaagaaggtgtacaAGGAGGAAGGCAGTATGATAGTTGAGAAGAGCTCAGAGGGTTGTGTCCAGatcttcgag AACCGAGGAGCTATGATGGGTTGTTCAGCTCCGCATCCACATGGTCAAGTGTGGACCACgtcttt CATTCCCGACGAGCATGCTACGGAACTCTCCAACTTCCGTCAATACCTTTCCACtcatccctcatcctctcaccttctcttggACTATGCGAAAGCGGAGCTCGATGCCGGCGAGCGTGTGGTGACAAGTCACGAGAGCGGATGGTTGGCAGTGGTACCTTTCTGGGCTACATGGCCTTTCGAGGTGTTGA TACTCCCATCGAAGCGTCACATCCCATCAATACTGCAGATGtcagaggaggagcaagcgGGTCTCGCAGCGATCATGAAGGACGTCCTTGCCCGTTATGacaatctcttctc ATGCCCGTTCCCATACTCCATGGGGTTGCACCAGGCTCCTTTACCTCCCAAAGATGCTGCGAAAGATCCTTCTCAGGTCCACCTGCACTTCTACCCGCCGCTCTTGCGTAGCGCGACTATCCGGAAATTCATGGTTGGGTTTGAGCTCATGGGAGAGTCCCAG AGGGACATCCCACCTGAGCAAGCTGCCACCCGTCTCCGCGCTTCGTCCGCTTCTATTACGGCTGTGAGCAAGTAG